The following proteins are encoded in a genomic region of Oncorhynchus keta strain PuntledgeMale-10-30-2019 chromosome 35, Oket_V2, whole genome shotgun sequence:
- the six6a gene encoding homeobox protein SIX6a — protein MFQLPILNFSPQQVAGVCETLEESGDIERLGRFLWSLPVAPAACEVLNKNESVLRARAIVAYHTGNFRELYHILENHKFTKESHTKLQALWLEAHYQEAEKLRGRPLGPVDKYRVRKKFPLPRTIWDGEQKTHCFKERTRHLLREWYLQDPYPNPSKKRELAQATGLTPTQVGNWFKNRRQRDRAAAAKNRLQQGLSQGSVRSLADDDGTVDRLGPASSPEASLSSKAATSAISITSSDSECDI, from the exons ATGTTTCAGCTGCCTATCTTAAATTTTAGCCCCCAGCAGGTTGCGGGGGTTTGCGAGACCCTGGAAGAGAGCGGGGACATTGAGCGCCTAGGTCGCTTCCTCTGGTCTCTGCCGGTTGCCCCGGCAGCCTGCGAAGTCCTCAACAAGAATGAGTCGGTGCTTAGGGCGCGGGCAATCGTGGCCTACCACACCGGGAATTTCCGAGAACTTTACCACATCCTGGAGAACCACAAGTTCACCAAAGAGTCTCACACTAAACTACAGGCCCTGTGGCTGGAGGCGCATTACCAAGAGGCAGAGAAGCTGCGGGGCCGCCCGCTAGGGCCTGTGGACAAATACAGGGTGCGGAAGAAGTTCCCTCTGCCCAGAACGATATGGGACGGAGAGCAAAAGACCCACTGCTTCAAGGAGAGAACCCGACATTTGCTACGCGAATGGTACTTGCAGGACCCTTACCCGAACCCGAGCAAAAAGAGGGAGCTCGCACAGGCTACTGGACTTACTCCCACACAAGTCGGAAACTGGTTCAAAAATCGTAGACAAAGGGATAGAGCGGCGGCTGCGAAAAATAG GCTACAGCAAGGGTTGTCCCAAGGCTCGGTTCGGTCTTTGGCTGATGATGATGGAACCGTCGATCGACTCGGTCCCGCCTCCAGCCCCGAGGCAAGTTTGTCGAGCAAAGCCGCCACCTCGGCTATCTCTATCACTTCCAGCGACAGCGAATGTGACATCTAA